The nucleotide window GTCACAATCAGGGTACCTAGAATTCTGCAATCACAAACCAGGATCCTCAGGTATAACTGACTAGACATGGCTGATACTGCAGACAAAGTTCAAGCAAGTAAGCATGTGAAAGACGTACCGACGGCAGTGACAGACTGTCAGTGGGATCAAAGCTCTTCCTACGGTGTGGCTTGTATTTGTGCGGAGGGAGCAGTGTAGATCTGGGGATGCTGACTCTGAAAGTGATACAAACACAGTCAAATCAATTTGCAGCCTAGCCCAGATACTGCTCTCAACGAGGACACAACCACTTACAGATCCCGGCCAAAACTGATACCTGCAAACTGAGAGCAACTATCAGGGCCATGAATAAAATTTATAACACATGAACACTTGAAAACCCTTACTGCTTTATTTCAGTTACTGCCAATATCTGCCTCACACTGTAATTACCAATTCAATGTGCATGCTGAAAGAAGGGTGGTCGACGGAGCTTTCTCTTCTCACTGATAACACGGGGGAACCAAGAAACAAAATCACTTTCAGTTTTTAAGAgaaaagagtgagtgagtgagccacATTCACACCAGATTCAGGAAGAACAAAAAAGCCCCAGGACTAGAGGTTACTAAATCAGTTGTTATTACTCAGGATTTAGGGATTGTTACTGATATTTTGGAATTGCATTCCATtatttcatttttcttttctaTTAATCAAGGTCAGTGACTTTAGTTTTAAATTTCTTCAACAAAATAATGAATTAGTATGCATTATGTACAAAGTACCCATGGCTAATGTATACCAGCAGGGCCTGGACCATAGTGTGTGTTGTAGTTCTTGGCTACTATTCGCTGCACAGTTAGAGGTGACAGTTATCACTGGCTCTTACATCCAATCATTGTACTCCTATTTCACTGGTACATTATTGGTTTATTTACATTTCATGTTACGGGGGAAGATATCAGAGACCCACAACAGAGGATACCATTTGGCAGATAacacctgtgccagctctttgaaaaagctatctAATTCCTATCACTCCTCACATTTTCCTCACTGAATTGCAACATTTTTCCTTTCCCAAACATTTTTTccattccctttttaaaattgttATTGAACCTGCTTTTGCCATTTTTAGGTGTGCATTCCAGATTATAATTTACCTAGTAAAATCATTTCCTTCTGTCCCCTCTAGTTCTTTCACTAGTTGCCATAAATCCGTGTCCTCTGATTACCAATCCATCTGTCACTGTAAacggtttctccttatttactctatcaaaatccTTCATCATTTTGGACATCTCTATTAAATCGCCCCTGAATATTCCCTGCTCTAAAGAGaatgtcagtttctctctctttccacatAACTATGTCTTTCATCCTGGTACCATTGTAGTAAATCTTCCAAGACCATGGCATCCTTCCGGAAGATGATGCCCTGGCTTAGCCATGGCTTAACCAGTAATTTATAAAGATTTAGCATAACTAATttattttgtactctatgcccctatttataaagccaaaGATCCTGAATGCTTTTCCAAACAGGGCTTATACTCTGagtgaatgagaggtgatcttactgaaacatataagattctgaggggggttggcggggcagatgctgagaggatgattcCTCTGCTGGGgtatctagaactagggagcacaaTTTCAGattaaagggtctcccatttaagacagaaatgaagatgaatttctcctctcagagggtcattaatatttggaattctctactccagagaagAGTGGAGgctggggtcattgaatatattcacgactgagttggacagatttttgatctacaaggaagTCATGGGCAATAAGGGggtaggcaggaaaatggagttcagGCGATGATCAAATCAGCaattatcttattgaatagctCAAGTGAATGGCTCATTTCTGGTCTTAATTCTAATGTTCTTGATTCTTTATTGGATTATAAACCCACCATTAATCATCAGCTTTATTTTTGTGTTTCATTTTATTACTAAAGCCTTAGTCATCCAGTGGATGACCAAGGTCAGGGCCAGATCCCTTTACAGCTCACTGAAATTTCCCTCTTCCATTTGAGTATCTTCACCTTTTGAATGCTTCTTGCCATTTTCCAAAACTACTCCAAACCTAATGACACTCCTGGATAATAGATATACACTGTGATCCTGTTATAATGCGGTCTGCTATAGTGCCGAACTCTGTATAACATGGGTCCATCTGCAAATATGGCCAAAAGCCTCTCCAACTATGAATACAGCTacctactttaaaaaaaaattaaggcaACCATTTAATTATGTGGCCGATTTTAAACACTCCTttgctttattcatttattttatagcACGAGGACTGGAAACTGTAGGCATCTGCATGTAATATTGGTCCTGATGCTGTTGAGAGCAAGCCCAAGTGCTGGGTACCAGCTATGAGATAGGAACTCCATGGACATTATAACGGGGTCCTAGTGTATAATCTTACATCTGTGCCTGCTTTCCTGCCAACTTTTGCCGTTGTAAATTCCTATGGCCACATTTATAGTGGGAACTATGTAAATCTGTTACTCAATAGTTCCTCTATGCACCCATTGACTACACTTTCAATTATAAATATGGACTGATTAATTTAAAATAGGAATATAGAAAACAGAATAGAAAAGTATGCCTTTAAAATGAGAAGTGAATTACATCTGTGACATGATAACATTATATCCAGCCTCTAACCCCTCTTTACCTGGAAACAAAACCAAATTCTGGGAATTAGTGCAAGTGAAAACATGAACCTGGAGTTTCAGTGGAATCTTTTGTCTTTTGAAATTTTCTCAACAACTCCTGCTTGTAAACCCACCTTAGTTTAGTGGTTCAGACATTATGGCTGCTGTTTTTATAAATAGCCTTGTGCTTAAAATTTAAACCTAGGCAATGAAAAGTTGGAACTGACTTGTGGTGCGTGCAATGATGGATGGAGTCTCACCGAATATATGCAGGCTCCTCCATAGTGTGTGGGCGCTTTGATTTAGGCGTTTTACAGACGGGACAGGCTGCTACTGGTTCCAGTGGGACCGCAAACAGGCGACTATTAACACGGTAAGAATGAGTGCCTGAAAGAATCACAGATAGAAATTTCAGAAAATGTTATCTTATGTAGATCCACAGTTGTCAACTGGTAAAATCACTGCAGCAGATGAGTCTGCAGCCTGAACCCTGACACTATGCAGGGCTGCTCTGTAATTTCCCCAATAACCCCTTTATAAAAACACCCTTCAACTGGGGCCAACAATCATAATCACTCAGTTTCAGGTTCTGTGGCATGTGAACATGTGGAATCacattcagtttttaaaatgtgttcTTGTGCTGTGGGCAGTGGCAATGTAATGTCCATTTCAAATATGGTCCGAGAACATTGAGAAGTTCAGATCTCCTCTTCCCTTGAAGCTGCTGATTCTCCCTGGGGCTCAGGCCCCTCCTCTCCACAAGACACTTATTTCACTGGCGTTCAGTTTCCCTTCCAGCCTGAAGATGCAAACCAAAGCAAAAAAAGAGACTTGAACttctatagcatctttcacaatcatctgacatcccaaagcacttcacagccaatgaagtattgttgaaatgcagtcactgttgtgacATAAATTATTTTAATCTAGCGCCAATTCCACAAATACCAGCTATCACTTCTCACCTAAACAGCCAATCTTCAAGTGTCTGCCTCACGTTGTCAGCAGGCAACCTGACAATGGAGGTATCACAGTCAAACCTGATGCAGTTCTTAACACGTGAACTAAACAAGGATTGGAatatgatcaggagcaggaattccGGATGATTTACCGTCCCTAAAACAGATACTGTGATTAGTTGTAACTCCTACAGCACAGGTCAAGCATGGCATCCACGACACTACATTACACAGTACCTTTGTCCATCCAGCCCTCACTGGATGAAACCTTGCAAATTTAACAATTTCCAAGCAGAATGGTTACTCACACTGGTGAATGTGGCGGTTGTAATCAAGCTTCTCCTGAACTGGGGTCTGGTCAGTGAGTTCCTCCGCCCTGAAAAGTAAAAGATTAAGATGAATGGCCCACCACTGTTCTAAATACTTACATCATTAATCAGATCCTAACTCTCCACTGGAGACAGAACAAACACAATCAGTCAGAGCTCCTAATTATTAATCTGTAATCCCCGAGTTAATGAGGACCTGGGTTCCTGTTGCTGTTAACCGCCCTGCATGGCCGAGTTATAGAAACATTTAATTAATCAAACAATTTGTCGGTGGCTGGATATCAGAGCCAATCAGAAATCAGGGAATGTTCTCTCATGCAACAAAAAGAGAGTTAACTTTTTTTATATAAACACAGATGAAGCAGAATGATTGAGACCGAGACTGACTAAAGGAGATGGCACCACAAACAATCGGCCATGTAGTCATCAACTAAACAACCTCTTCCCCTTAAACCCCTGACTATGTGAATCTTTAAATGATACTCCTCCTGCTCGTTAAAATGGTTCCTCACTGCAGTCCTCAAGGACAGTCATGGAAAATAGAGTTATGTTGAAACacttatttttttattctttctcagGATGTTGCCATCATTgattagaccaacatttattgcccatccccttcagaagatggcggtgagctgccttcttgaactgctgcagtccatgtgatgtaggtacacctgctcgacgatcaccaggcaggagtgttctcttcctgttggggaacacttcagcagtcacgggcattcagcctctgatcttcgggtaagcgttctccaaggcggccttcacgacacatgaccaagcagaattgctgagcagaaactgatagccaagttccgcacacatgaggatggcctcaaccgggatcttgggttcatgtcacactatctgtaacccccacaacttgcccgggcttgcaaaatctcactaactgtcctggctggagacaatacacacttctTTAACTTCTGCttgtcctctctccactcatattgtctgtacctttaagacttgattacctgtcaagactcacattccaaccattatcttgtaaattgagtttgtgtctgtatatgacctgtttgtgaacacaagtcctcactcacctgatgaaggagcagcgctccgaaagcttgtgctgccaataaacctgttggactttaacctggtgttgtgagacttcttactgtaggcatgcccacagtgttgttaggaagggtgctccaagattttgacccgagtgaaggaatggcgattacAGCTCCAAGATTACAGctcaggcggtggtgttcccatggtagggaaattattggaaaacatTGAGGGAAAGAATTAATCTCTGCTTGGAGAGCCAAGGAtgaatcagggatagtcagcatagctttgtcagggggagatcatgtctaacaaatttgattgaatttttcgaggaggtgatgaaatgtgtagatgagggcagtgcagttggtgtagtctacttggacttcagtaaggcctttgacaagatcccacatgggagactggtcaagaaggtaaaagcccatgggatgctGGGTAATttggcaaactggatccaaaattaGTGGCTTAGTGGcaagaggcagagggtgatggttgaagattgtttttgtttttttaatgtaCATTAATAATCTAGATGTGAAAGTAGGAGGTATGACagaaagttcgcagatgacattaaAATTGATGGCGTGGCAAAAATCGAGGAGGAAATCCTtaaattacaggatgatatagatgaactggtcagatgggcagagcagtgacaAATAGAATTTAACTCTgagaagtatgaggtgatgcattttggggagATCTAATAAGGTAAGAGaacacacaatgaatggtaggaggcTCGAAAGCACAGAGGGACCATGGGGTGCATGGCCATAGATCCGTGAAGGCAGCAGgataggtagataaggtggttaagaaggcatatgggagatacttgcttttattagccgagcacagaatataagagcaaggaggttatgatggagctgtatgtaACACTTGTCAGGCCACAACTAGAgaagtgtgtacagttctggtcaccaattATAGGATGGATGAAACTGCACTAGGGAGGAGGCAGAAGAGATTCAtttggatgttgcctgggctgaaaAGTttccagctatgaagagaggctggttactcattgcagaattcctagcctctgaacagctcttgcagccacagtatttatagggctgatccagttcaatttctggtcaatggtaaccccctcccaggatgttgatagttggggattcagctatggtaatgccattgaatgtcatgggacgATGATtggattctttctggttggagatggtcattgcctagcatgtAAATGTGTGGCAcaaacttgccacttatcagcccaagcctgaatactgtccaggtcttgctgcatgtgcacacagactgcttctgtatctgaggagttatgaatgatgttgaacattgtacaatcatccccacttctgaccatatgatggagggaaggtcattgatgaagcagctgaaaatgagtGGGCCTAGCACACTACCAAGGGGAACTCTtgcaatggcctacttctgcagcacacacacattcatcccCAGATACCATTAACTCACACTTACTCCATGTACTCCTGGTGCACACATTCTTCCTTGTTCACCCGTCGGAAGTCCTGAAGTTCCATAAAATACTGCTCGGATTTTTCTGACATTGGTGAGTCAATGTCCATCAGGCCTGAGCACAAAGCAGCAATCAAATATCAATGATCTTGTGCTCCAGAGAGTTTACACGTCATAGCAAGAGAAATTAAGAGCAATTCAGACAGTGCAAAAGTAAGATCGCTTGAAACACATAGACTTGCCCCTCAGCCAAGTGTTCAGTTAAAGACATAGGACGATTTCAAAGTAGCCCAGCACGTTACCTGCTATCCAATCGTAGCCCAAGAGGGGTCGCCTCGCCTGAACCTCTGCCCTGAGGCTGGACTCCTGTTGCGGAGACAGGAATGTGACATGACCCATGTCATCCGGCTGTGAATTAAGCAGGAAAATTTAATAGTCTGATTTGCATTGACCAACAGTAGATCTGCAACAAACAGCCCACTTCCACTCCACTAGTGATGGTTGGTGCAGATCTCAATGTACAGTGTACCCAACAGTGACAAAGAGCAAAGGAGGAAGTCAGTCGATGCAACCTTTGATTGAGAAGCTACTGAGGCCATTCCAGGCTCACTCCCTGTCCTGtaatcttagaaatcctacagcacagaaagaggccattcggcccatcgagtctgcaccgaccacaatcccacccaggccctacccccatatccctacgtacttacccactaatccctctaacctacacatcccaggacactaaggggcaattttagcatggccaatcaacctaacctgcacatctttggactgtgggaggaaaccggagcacccggaggaaacccacgcagacccgaggagaatgtgcaaactccacacagacagtgacccaagccgggaatcgaacccaggtccctggagctgtgaagcagcagtgctaaccactgtgctaccgtgccatccagtAATGGTTCCTGTATCTCTCCACTCTGACTCTGTAACTTTGCTGTATCCCTCCACTCTGGCTAGCAATGTGGCTGGTTACCTACAACCCAGTATAACTCCAATTGTTGATGTAAAAGCTGATTCTACAGATGCTCTTGGCTCTGAAGTGCTTAACCAGGAAATGCTGGAGTATCAAATGTCAGTAGTAAATGAGGAAGGCTTCTTACCTTTGCCACCTTACTGTGAGATTCTAAGAGGATCGACTTTGGCTTCCGAGTGACTCTGATAAACTGCTCCTTGTGTCGATCATTGCCTTCACCCAACAGCCAGTCCAGATACAGAGGCGACCTTGGCTTTGGGTCCTCACAGAGGGACTGCAGGAAACGGGAATGATGCCTCGGGGTGTTTTCCTTGTAGTTCGCTCCACCTGTGCTCGACTGCCACAGATTTGGGGGTTCAGACTCTCTAGTTAACGTCAGGGCAGAGGGGGGTTTGGTAAAAGGCGTTGAGTATTTAAGCTGTTCTGAAACATGGCCATCAGTCAGCAACTTGCAAGGGATGCTTCTGGGTCTGGGCTGCGGCTTTAGTTTGCCCCTTTTGCAGCTCAGTGTCTCCACTGGAATGATGCTACCTTTCGGCGACAGATCTAGTGATGTAAAGCAGTTGCGTTCGATGTTGGGAATTGCTCTGGCCTCAGCATCAGGACAGTCAAGCAGCTCCACACCTGCTCCATCTCCTGCTCCAAGTGTCCAGCTTTGCTTCTTGGCTCTGCGTGTCGAGGGACTGTAAAGTGCGACGCGAGATGCTTCCCTTCTCTTTTGGGATTCAGTCACAACCACTTCACCAGGCTGCTCTGATCCATCAACATACACCTCGCGTCCCGGTAGTTCTGAATCAGCCTGGTCCTTCAAATTGGGATTCTTCAGTGAACTGCCATCTTGGTGCTGAAAGAGGTCAGGATATTGTGTTTAGGCCAGTGACAACACAGGGGGATAAGCAGCCTTAAACATTGAATTTAAATCCAGTTCACAGGTACAGAGCCACAATTGCATATACAAGCTGAGAAAATGTAACTCTAATCAAACAGCACAACATCCAGATAGGAGATCTTGTGCCACAAtgatagcatccctgcctctgaaccagaagcacctggtttgagtcccaccccaggacttgatggccaaagaagGTGCATTCGTAatacagccaaacaggttgagtgtgtcaacgTGCAAATcctggctggcggtaagagcaggagacaCACCTGGTCAGCCACGCCTGAGTAATATGCAaacaagctataagcctctggcgtcAAACTACCAAACTATTCCTAGAATTACTAACTATGCAAACAGACAGAAAGTcagccttagtgcaccactaggtgcaggaaaagaattggaataggggaggggatggcctagtggtattatcgccaggctattaatccagaaactcagctagtgttctggagacccgggttcaaatcctgccacagcagatggtggaatttgaattcaataaaaaatgtctggaatttggAATCtactgtcataaaaactcatctggttcactttagggaaggaaatctaccgtccttacctggccaacatgtgactccagatccacagcaatgtggttgtctctcaacggttctcgggcaactagggattggcaataaatgctggcctagtcagcaatgcccatgtcccatgaatgaataaaacaaaatccagATTATTTGATAATTCAGTTAGAGACCAGAGGGTGGCAGCTGTGAGATCAATGAGCAACAACAATtttcatttataaagcacctttcattAAGCAAAACACCCCAAAATGTTTCAGAAACATTATGAAACAGATATGGCATTGAGTCACATCAGGAGATATTAAGGCcaatgactaaaagcttggtcaaagaggcaggttaGAAGAGGACGTAGAGACGGAGCAAATTTGGAAGGGAACATCAGAGCTTAGATCCTACACAAGAGAAGGCAATGGTAGGATAGTTAAAATCAGGAGTGCATAAGAATTCAGAATTGTTGGAGCTCAGATATCTGAGGGCTCTAGGGCTGGAAGAGGTGGCTGGAAGAGGTTAAGAGACAGGTAGGGATTAGAAACAGGGAGGAGTGCAGCAATGtatagatttgaaaacaagaattttaaaatcaatacgGTGCTCATCTATGCAGCTAGTGAGTAAAGGTTGGTGGGGAATGGGGACCTGACGTGAGATAGCACACAGGCAGTACAGCTTTGAATTaactcaagtttatggagagtgGAAGATGGGGGCTGGCCAAAAGAATATcagaatagtcaagtctaaaggTAACCAAAGCATAGAAGAAGATTTCAACAGCAGATACGTTGAGGCAGGGCTGGAGACAAGCAACACTGCAGGGATAGAcagtcttggtgatggagagGATATATGTTTAGAAGCTCATCACGAGTTCAACTGTGTCAACAGATTTGAAAACAGTTTGGTTCAGTTCAAGACAGTAGCCAAGGAAAGGGTTGGAGTCCgtggacaggaaacagagtttaCGGTAGAGATCAAAAGCAATTGCTTCTCACTTTCTAAAATGTAGTTGGAGAAAATTTCAGTTTACTGGATGTTGGACAATTAATGTAGAGGGATCAAGAGAGGGGTAGTGGCAAGATAGAACTGGGAACTTTGTTCTGTATCTAACTCGTGCTGCCCCAGACATGATTGATGAGATAATGTAgagagaactttactctgtatttaacttgTGCTGTCCCTGTCGGGAGCATTTgatgtattccaaccattattttgtaaattgagtttgtgtctttatacgctctgtttgtgaactgaaattccactcacctgatgaaggagcaacgctccgaaagctagtggcttgtgctaccaaataaacctgttggactttaacctggtgttatgagacttcttactgcatttacgccagtccaacaccagcatctccacatcatagcatttgatgggacagtgttgaaccactaatattttttttaaaggctAATTTGCATTGAAGAATAAAAATGAGATGCAGGCTTTTCATTATCAGCTTACTAAAACCTATGCCTACCTCAAACTTGTTACCATTACTGTCTGCTTGGGAGTCTACAGCACATCTATTCTGTACTGAGTTGAGGTCAGTTGGACGGGTTCCATCGCCACTCGCAGGGGGCAGGAGTACATTCCATGGAGCTCTGAGCCGTTCCACCCTCAGCTTCTGCAGCAGATGTTTGTTCTGATCTCGAAGCTGCAGCAAATGGTCGGAGTGCGACATCTTCCAACTGGTAATTCAGCACTTGCTGCAAATAAGGCTGTCCGTCAGCGCGGAGCCGGCTCCAGGGTCGGATTTCCGCGGCCTTCAGTTCACCgtgccccccactcccacctctcccactcctccctcacaccgagccccctctcccactcccccctcctcacaccgagcccctctcccactcccccctcctcacaccgagcccctctcccactcccccctcctcacaccgagcccctctcccactccctcctcctcacaccgagcccctctccctccctcaggccGCCATTTGGCCGTTTCTTTCCCGCTGTTGCCCTCGAAACGAGCGGCGCAGCTCactgctctgattggctggatggTCACATATGCTGTTGTCTGATAGGCTACTGAAGCTGTCCGTCAGCAAACACGGGCTCCTTATTGGTCCCTGCAATAAAGGGGCAGGTACCacccatcatagaatctctacagtgcaggaggccattcagcccatccagtctgcaccaaccctctgaaagagcaccttccccaggcccaatccccaggaTTACTTACCAGGATCaagataaaatactgcagatgcaggaatctgaaacaaaagcagaaaatgctggagaaactcagcaggtctgacagcatctcttggttctattctctctccacagatgctgtcaggcctgctgagtttctccagcattttctgtttttgtcccatgtatttaccatggttaatctacctaacctgcacatctttggagtgt belongs to Mustelus asterias chromosome 22, sMusAst1.hap1.1, whole genome shotgun sequence and includes:
- the miip gene encoding migration and invasion inhibitory protein — translated: MSHSDHLLQLRDQNKHLLQKLRVERLRAPWNVLLPPASGDGTRPTDLNSVQNRCAVDSQADSNGNKFEHQDGSSLKNPNLKDQADSELPGREVYVDGSEQPGEVVVTESQKRREASRVALYSPSTRRAKKQSWTLGAGDGAGVELLDCPDAEARAIPNIERNCFTSLDLSPKGSIIPVETLSCKRGKLKPQPRPRSIPCKLLTDGHVSEQLKYSTPFTKPPSALTLTRESEPPNLWQSSTGGANYKENTPRHHSRFLQSLCEDPKPRSPLYLDWLLGEGNDRHKEQFIRVTRKPKSILLESHSKVAKPDDMGHVTFLSPQQESSLRAEVQARRPLLGYDWIAGLMDIDSPMSEKSEQYFMELQDFRRVNKEECVHQEYMEAEELTDQTPVQEKLDYNRHIHQCTHSYRVNSRLFAVPLEPVAACPVCKTPKSKRPHTMEEPAYIRVSIPRSTLLPPHKYKPHRRKSFDPTDSLSLPSHCLLGWENTMPSTTPIANTLDLRSTVEPKKPSSPLDRNLSILSAAASRVAGGTRSDELLNLSRLTGYQFQRLRLDRHHSTSYPVY